One genomic segment of Ctenopharyngodon idella isolate HZGC_01 chromosome 7, HZGC01, whole genome shotgun sequence includes these proteins:
- the LOC127515678 gene encoding transmembrane protein 151B — translation MQEATADAEEPILNGAGREEQRPVKQSLASSLCRESHWKCLLLTLLMFGCFGTLAWCKLCKVPVLAPTEPEAAVVEPGDPSTTSASSGVYIPLEVDLDSPCSSGYIYIPLAFLAMLYVVYLVECWHCYSKTAMLAQAEVAEVYERVQRLQQATPCIWWKAISYHYVRRTRQVTRYRNGDAYTTTQVYHERVNTHAASSEFDYARYGVKDVSKELRGLMDHPAVRLRFTKCFSFASARAEAAYLTQRARFFGENEGLDDYMEAREGMHLKNVDFREHILAFPDPARQPWYARRKVFWLASALLLSWPLRVVAEYRTAYVHYHVEKLFGDADENNSGDVTENSGGNENGNGPGPGTGSSYRAISRVNTVDMTELEWHIRCNQQMVPSYSEALLMDPGSGTNQGTNTPPAGQGTNSTAGGPSYPVAFTSAYLLQNCPRCRRTTSSASLPSQLRGPTSTLLSGTMAGMRASASGGGPGGPGRLVLSRSGFSLGRLQAPRPSSLFHSRSVGGGLAARGEEPSGGGGFLGLGARQDEESRRVLEGEGEEDEEVANVEREEEGERDGEEREQQEDAEEEEAREGDRPPTYQDAFFFPVLIVHGEESCHSGEDIS, via the exons ATGCAGGAGGCGACAGCAGATGCAGAGGAACCCATTCTGAACGGAGCTGGGAGGGAAGAG CAGCGTCCGGTGAAGCAGTCCTTGGCTTCCTCTCTGTGTCGAGAGTCTCACTGGAAGTGTCTTCTCCTCACTCTGCTCATGTTCGGCTGTTTTGGCACACTGGCCTGGTGCAAGCTGTGTAAAGTTCCAGTGCTAGCTCCGACAGAGCCCGAGGCTGCGGTTGTGGAGCCTGGAGACCCCTCTACGACCTCAGCTAGTTCTGGTGTCTACATCCCCCTAGAAGTGGATTTGGATAGTCCCTGTTCCAGTGGCTACATTTATATTCCACTCGCTTTCCTGGCCATGCTGTATGTGGTCTACCTGGTGGAATGCTGGCACTGCTACTCCAAGACAGCCATGTTGGCTCAAGCAGAGGTTGCAGAGGTGTACGAGCGTGTGCAGAGGCTACAGCAAGCAACGCCGTGCATCTGGTGGAAGGCCATCAGTTACCACTACGTGCGACGGACAAGACAGGTGACGCGCTATCGCAACGGGGACGCCTATACCACTACACAAGTGTATCATGAGCGTGTAAACACGCATGCAGCGAGCTCGGAGTTTGACTATGCGAGGTATGGCGTCAAAGACGTTTCCAAGGAGTTAAGGGGCCTAATGGATCATCCAGCGGTACGGCTGCGCTTCACCAAATGCTTTAGTTTTGCTAGTGCCCGAGCGGAGGCTGCCTACCTGACCCAGCGTGCACGTTTTTTTGGTGAAAACGAAGGACTTGATGATTACATGGAGGCACGGGAGGGAATGCATTTGAAGAATGTGGATTTCCGTGAGCACATCCTGGCTTTCCCAGACCCGGCCAGACAGCCCTGGTATGCCAGGCGTAAAGTTTTCTGGCTGGCCTCGGCTCTGCTCTTGTCCTGGCCGCTTCGAGTTGTTGCGGAGTATCGCACTGCGTATGTGCACTACCACGTAGAGAAACTGTTTGGTGATGCTGATGAAAACAATAGTGGTGATGTAACTGAGAACAGTGGGGGCAATGAGAATGGAAATGGACCTGGACCCGGCACTGGATCGAGCTATCGTGCCATTTCACGAGTCAATACGGTGGACATGACAGAGCTGGAGTGGCACATTCGCTGCAACCAGCAGATGGTGCCCAGCTACTCTGAGGCCCTGTTGATGGATCCCGGTTCGGGCACCAACCAAGGTACCAACACTCCTCCAGCCGGGCAGGGGACGAACTCGACAGCGGGTGGCCCGTCTTATCCAGTGGCCTTCACTTCGGCTTACTTGCTCCAGAACTGTCCTCGTTGCCGCCGCACCACAAGCAGCGCTTCCCTTCCCTCCCAGTTGAGAGGCCCGACTTCAACCCTACTGAGTGGAACCATGGCTGGGATGAGAGCTAGTGCATCAGGAGGTGGTCCTGGAGGCCCAGGGCGACTGGTTCTGAGCAGGAGCGGCTTCTCATTAGGGCGGCTCCAGGCTCCTCGCCCATCATCCCTCTTCCACTCCCGAAGTGTAGGTGGAGGACTAGCAGCAAGAGGAGAAGAGCCAAGTGGAGGAGGTGGTTTCTTAGGTTTGGGAGCTAGACAAGACGAAGAGAGCAGAAGAGTGCTGGAGGGAGAGGgtgaggaggatgaggaggtgGCGAATGTGGAAAGAGAAGAAGAAGGTGAGAGAGATGGGGAGGAAAGAGAGCAACAAGAAGATGCAGAAGAAGAGGAAGCAAGGGAAGGAGACAGACCTCCTACATATCAGGATGCCTTTTTCTTCCCAGTGTTGATTGTGCATGGAGAGGAGAGTTGCCATTCAGGTGAggacatttcctga